The following coding sequences lie in one Panicum virgatum strain AP13 chromosome 6N, P.virgatum_v5, whole genome shotgun sequence genomic window:
- the LOC120679772 gene encoding uncharacterized protein LOC120679772: MPPTRSRYAGDPASPRRPTMRKRPDPPAPQDSVGFRVSHAASPPIGMDDPASTSLLRLDFVAGEYLSAGPTPRRQGAIDSTARGPTATATSCRPIETYFISGLLPSVLGLMVGLALLMVEPEVMPMVQPFNLCLEASWH, encoded by the exons ATGCCGCCGACCCGATCTCGCTATGCCGGCGACCCGGCCTCTCCGCGCCGCCCAACGATGAGGAAGAGGCCCGACCCACCAGCGCCACAGGATTCCGTGGGATTCCGGGTCTCCCACGCTGCATCGCCGCCCATCGGCATGGATGACCCGGCCTCGACTTCACTGCTCCGCCTCGACTTCGTTGCTGGCGAGTACCTGTCCGCCGGGCCGACGCCAAGAAGGCAGGGCGCCATCGACAGCACCGCAAGAggcccgacggcgacggccacaTCTTGCAGG CCCATTGAAACATATTTCATATCTGGCTTGCTGCCTTCAGTGCTGGGTTTGATGGTGGGTTTAGCGCTTCTAATGGTGGAACCGGAGGTGATGCCGATGGTGCAGCCATTTAATTTATGTTTG GAAGCTTCATGGCACTAG